DNA sequence from the Asticcacaulis sp. AND118 genome:
CGCACGAAGCTGGTCGCCGAAGGCGCCATCTTCCAGTCGACCTCCGATTCCGAAGTCATCCTGCACCTGATCGCCCGCTCGCGCAGCATCAAGATCATCGACCGCTTCATCGACACCCTGCGCGACATCGAAGGCGGCTTTGCGCTGGTCGCCATCACCCGTAAGGGCATGATCGGCGCGCGCGACCCGCTGGGCATCCGCCCGCTGGTGATCGGCAAGCTGGGCCACGCCTATGTGCTGGCGTCTGAAACCTGCGCGCTGGACATGATCGGCGCGGTCTTCGTGCGCGATGTCGAGCACGGCGAAGTGGTGCAGATCGACGAGGACGGGCTGAAATCCTATAAGCCGTTCGAGCGTAAGGCCGCCCGTCCGTGCCTGTTCGAGTATGTCTACTTCGCCCGCCCCGACTCGGTCGTGAACGGCAAGTCGATCTATGAGGTGCGCAAGGCCATGGGCCGTCAGCTGGCCCTCGAACATCCCGCCGACGCCGACATCGTCGTGCCGGTCCCCGATTCGGGCGTCCCCGCCTCGCTCGGCTTCTCGGAAGAATCAGGCCTGCCGTTCGAACTGGGTATCATCCGCAACCACTATGTCGGCCGCACCTTCATTCAGCCGACCCAGAACATCCGCGATCTGGGGGTGCGCAAGAAGCACTCGCCCAACCGCGTCGTGCTGGAAGGCAAGAAGGTCATCCTGATCGACGATTCGATCGTGCGCGGCACCACCTCGGTGAAGATCGTGCGCATGGTCCGCGCCGCCGGGGCCAAGGAAGTCCACCTGCGTTCGGCTTCGCCGCCCATCCTGTGGCCCGACTATTACGGCATCGACATGCCGGACCGCGCCAAGCTTCTGGCCGCGCAGCATTCCATCGAGGAAATGCGTCAGATGCTGGAATGCGACTCGCTTGGCTTCCTCTCAGTCGATGGCCTGTACAAGGCCATGGGGCATGACGGCCGCAATAACGATCAGCCGCAATATACCGACCACTATTTCACCGGCGACTATCCGACCCGTCTGACGGACAAGGACATCGCCGCCGAGGCCGAAGCCAGCGGCCAGCAATTGTCGCTTCTGGCCAACACATAAAAAACAAGGACAGGGCGATGATCGACACCCTTTTGCAGGGGCGCATCGCCCTCGTCACCGGCGCGTCGCGCGGTATTGGCCGCGCCGCGGCGCTGGGTCTGGCCCGCGCGGGGGCGCATGTCATCGCCTGCGCGCGCACGACCGGCGCGCTGGAAGAACTGGACGATCAGATCTTCGCCGAAACCGGCCGCCACGCCACGCTCATCCCCTTCGATCTGGCCGACGGTGCGGCGCTGGAGCGCATCGGCGGCGCGGTCTATGAGCGTTTCAAAAAGCTCGACATTTTCGTCCATGCGGCGGCGACTCTGGGGTCGCTCACCCCCGTCTCGCATTACGAGCCCAAGGATTTCAACCGCGTCATCACGCTGAACCTCAACGCCACCTATCGCCTGATCCGTCAACTGGAGCCGGTGATGAAGTTTTCCGACGCCGGGCGCGCCATCTTCATCTCGTCGGGCGCTGCATCCAATCCGCGCGCCTTCTGGGGGGCCTATGCCGCCTCCAAGGCCGGGATGGAGGCGCTGGTGCGCACCTGGGCCGACGAGATGGAGGTCACCCCTATCCGCTGCGCCATCGTCAATCCGGGAGCCATGCGCACCCGCATGCGCGCCGAAGCCTTTCCGGGCGAAGATCCGCAAACCCTGCCCCTGCCCGAAGAGGTCGTCCCGCTGATCATCGAACTGGCGCGACCCGACCTGACGCCGACGCTGGACACCATCCATCTGCGGGAATGGGCTCATTCCGGCCACGCATAACCGGCGAAGATTCTTCCAAGTAAAACAAGGATTCAGGTTCACTTTTTGACGCGATTCCGTCAAATAGACTCATGACCCACGCCCTGCTGAACACCGACACCCACTACCCCAAACCCGACAGCGCCGCGCTTCTGGACGAGTTGGCGCAGTACGTCATCGCCGAGCCCTATCCCTTCGTCGTCGATCTGGAAACGTCGCGCGGCATGGAACTGGCGACCGTCGACGGCGACCGCATCACCGACTGGTGCGGGCTCTACGGGTCGCGCCTGATCGGTTACAACCACCCGCGCCTGTACGAACCCGACTATATGCGCCGGCTGGTGGTGGCGGCCAATACCAAGATGGCCAATCCGGACTTCCTGACGCGCGAATGCCTCGACTATTACCGCCTGCTGCACGCCCTGCGCCCGAAGTGCATGAGGCAGGAACGCGTCGAGGTCTACGCCGTCAATTCCGGCGCCGAAGCGGTCGAGAACATGATGAAATACCTCATCAATCTCCACCACAAGAAAATGCAGGCGCAAGGCAGGACCGTCCACAATCACCGGTTCATCTATTTCGAGCAGGCCTTCCACGGCCGAACGGTGTTCGCGCTCAACATCACCAAGCTGTCGAACGATCCCATCGCCACACGCGACTATCAGGGGCTGATTCAGGGTAATCTTCAGGTGCCCTTCCCAGAATATGACAGCCGCCGCCGCGAGGCCGACAATCAGCGCGAGGTCGATAAGTGTCTGGCAACGCTCGACTATCTGATGTCGACCTATCGCGACGAGATCGCCGGCGTTATCCTTGAGCCGCTGCAGGGGGCGGGCGGGCATCGGCTGGCCCTGCCGCGCTTCTATCAGGAGCTGTCGCGCCTGTGCCATCAACACGGCATTGCGTGGGGGCTGGACGAGGTGCAGACCTCCGGGGGTCAGACCGGCGAAGTCTTCTCCATCGATCTGTTCGACGTGCCGCACCCACCGCAGGCCGTCGCCACCGCCAAGAAGTTCGGCAATGGCGTCGTCTATATGCTCAATTCGATGGAAGACATCGGCGTGCTCGATTCGACCTGGGGCGGCTCGCTGTCGGACATGGTGCGCTTCTGCGAAGAGTGGAAGATTGTCGAGGACGAAGGCCTGCTGCAACAGGTCGAGACCAAGGGCGCGCGCCTGTTCGGCGGGCTGAACAGCCTGGTCGAAAAATACCCCGACACCATGGGCAATGTGCGCGGCCTCGGCCTCTATCAGGGTTTCAGCCTGCTCTATGCGCCGAACAAGGCGCGGCTGATCGACATGGCGCTGGAACAGGAAAACCTGCTGCTACTGGGTGCGGGGACGGACTCGATCCGCTTCCGCCCGCCGCTGGACGTCAGCGAGGCCGAGATCGATGAACTGATCTGCAAGCTGGGCCGACTGGTGGAGCAACTCTGATGCAAAGACGTTTCCAACTGGTCGATGTCTTCCATTCGGGGCCGTTCAGCGGCAACCCGGTGGCCGTGGTGCTCGATTCCGAGGGCCTGACGACCGAAGACATGCAGCGCATTACACGCTGGTTCAACCTGTCGGAAACGACCTTCCTGCTGCCGCCAGAGACACCCGACGCCGATTATCGCGTGCGCATCTTCACGCTCGACCGCGAACTGCCCTTTGCCGGGCATCCGACGCTGGGGTCGGCCCATGCGTGGCGGCTGGCGGCGGGTTCCGACCAGGCCGAACTGATGCAGCAATGTGGCGTCGGGCTGGTCAATGTGCGCTTCGACGGCAGCCGACCGGCCTTTGCCGCGCCGCCGCTGATCCGCAGCGGCCCCGTGGACGACGCGCAGATCGCCGATATTATCGAGGTCCTGCGCATCGGACGTGACCAGATCAGCGCCGAATGGGCCGACAACGGTCCGGGTTGGATTCTGGTGCAACTGACATCCGCCGAAGCGGTGCTGGCGGTCGATCCGTTACGCTATCTCGACCGTCGTGTCGAAATCGGTCTGGTCGGCGCGCACCCGGCCGGGCACGACACAGCCTTCGAAATCCGCGCCCTGTTCAGCGACGCCTCTGGCGGCATTATCGAAGACCCGGTGACGGGCTCGCTCAATGCCTCGGTCGCCCAGTGCCTGCTGGCCGATGGTCGCGCCACCGCGCCCTATGTCGCGGCTCAAGGGACGAAGCTGGGCCGCGCCGGGCGCATCCATGTGTCAGAAGCCGACGGCGATATCTGGATCGGCGGCGAGACGCGCACCCTGTTCAGCGGCACCGGCAATTTCTAGCTCCCTCCTCCCCTGTTGCAAAGCGTACGGGGGAGGTGCTGAGCGAACGAAGTGCGTCGAAGCGGAGGGGGCAAATTCCAAGGCTTTCGCCCCCTCCGTCATTTTTCACTAACGCTCAAAATGCCACCCGCACCGGCGGCCCGGTCCCCCGCTTTGCAGGGGAGGATGTTTTTTTACCGCTTCCCCTTACCCGCAGGCTTGCTGCGGCCGCCGGGGCCTGCGGCGCCGGGCTTGGTCGAAGGCCCTGTGCTGCGCGAGGTGCGCGCCTTGACGACGACCTTCGGCGCGGACGCTCCCTTGGGTTTCTGCTTCACGCGGTTGGGGTGCGCCGGTTTTTCACCCGGCTTCGATTTCGGCTTGGCGCGGGCGCGCGGCGGACCGCTGGTGTCCTTGCCCGAATTGTCGTCGAACGGATTGATCCCGGCATTGGCCTT
Encoded proteins:
- a CDS encoding aminotransferase class III-fold pyridoxal phosphate-dependent enzyme, translating into MTHALLNTDTHYPKPDSAALLDELAQYVIAEPYPFVVDLETSRGMELATVDGDRITDWCGLYGSRLIGYNHPRLYEPDYMRRLVVAANTKMANPDFLTRECLDYYRLLHALRPKCMRQERVEVYAVNSGAEAVENMMKYLINLHHKKMQAQGRTVHNHRFIYFEQAFHGRTVFALNITKLSNDPIATRDYQGLIQGNLQVPFPEYDSRRREADNQREVDKCLATLDYLMSTYRDEIAGVILEPLQGAGGHRLALPRFYQELSRLCHQHGIAWGLDEVQTSGGQTGEVFSIDLFDVPHPPQAVATAKKFGNGVVYMLNSMEDIGVLDSTWGGSLSDMVRFCEEWKIVEDEGLLQQVETKGARLFGGLNSLVEKYPDTMGNVRGLGLYQGFSLLYAPNKARLIDMALEQENLLLLGAGTDSIRFRPPLDVSEAEIDELICKLGRLVEQL
- the purF gene encoding amidophosphoribosyltransferase; the protein is MLTSPSELSDSFVSRDPDDDTLRLECGVFGIYGMEDASAVTALGLHALQHRGQEACGIASCDGRRFYTERSHGLVSDVFTDPDLIKRMPGHASIGHTRYSTAGGSHLRNVQPMFADLDSGGIAIAHNGNLTNFMFLRTKLVAEGAIFQSTSDSEVILHLIARSRSIKIIDRFIDTLRDIEGGFALVAITRKGMIGARDPLGIRPLVIGKLGHAYVLASETCALDMIGAVFVRDVEHGEVVQIDEDGLKSYKPFERKAARPCLFEYVYFARPDSVVNGKSIYEVRKAMGRQLALEHPADADIVVPVPDSGVPASLGFSEESGLPFELGIIRNHYVGRTFIQPTQNIRDLGVRKKHSPNRVVLEGKKVILIDDSIVRGTTSVKIVRMVRAAGAKEVHLRSASPPILWPDYYGIDMPDRAKLLAAQHSIEEMRQMLECDSLGFLSVDGLYKAMGHDGRNNDQPQYTDHYFTGDYPTRLTDKDIAAEAEASGQQLSLLANT
- a CDS encoding SDR family NAD(P)-dependent oxidoreductase; the encoded protein is MIDTLLQGRIALVTGASRGIGRAAALGLARAGAHVIACARTTGALEELDDQIFAETGRHATLIPFDLADGAALERIGGAVYERFKKLDIFVHAAATLGSLTPVSHYEPKDFNRVITLNLNATYRLIRQLEPVMKFSDAGRAIFISSGAASNPRAFWGAYAASKAGMEALVRTWADEMEVTPIRCAIVNPGAMRTRMRAEAFPGEDPQTLPLPEEVVPLIIELARPDLTPTLDTIHLREWAHSGHA
- a CDS encoding PhzF family phenazine biosynthesis protein, which encodes MQRRFQLVDVFHSGPFSGNPVAVVLDSEGLTTEDMQRITRWFNLSETTFLLPPETPDADYRVRIFTLDRELPFAGHPTLGSAHAWRLAAGSDQAELMQQCGVGLVNVRFDGSRPAFAAPPLIRSGPVDDAQIADIIEVLRIGRDQISAEWADNGPGWILVQLTSAEAVLAVDPLRYLDRRVEIGLVGAHPAGHDTAFEIRALFSDASGGIIEDPVTGSLNASVAQCLLADGRATAPYVAAQGTKLGRAGRIHVSEADGDIWIGGETRTLFSGTGNF